The nucleotide window GTTCTACTGCATTTTGACTAGTCGTTTAAGAGACATCGCCAAATACAAACAACAGAGGTTGGAAATGGCGTTAGTGCAAtattatgcacctatcaatgttaagccccagggtagaggggggggggggggggcggcagacccaggggaatttgacattttcatgggggccagagtcaaattccccaccccaaaattatttcataatgtaACCTCTATTCCCACCGCAAGCTTGCATTTTATAGTTTGTGCCTGTCCACTTACTGTAttcatgataaaaataaaacaatcagCACAGGAGAAATCTTTCAAACTCATTTTCAATCAACCTTTTTCAGCAGATTTGCCCTCCAAGCTGTATTTACATGAACTTTTAACTGGGAGTGAAATTTATGTGGAGCCTTTAAGATTACCAGAAAAGGTACTAGTTTTATGTTATCAGCTTAAAAATCAAAATTGGAGTCTGTTACAGGCTTGCCATtgcccaaaaagaaaaaaatgagtTGGAGCAGGCTCAAAAAAGGTTGAAGATTGAGCAAATAACCTAGAGATTTTGCAAATATGCCCCTTGACTTCATAAGAATTCTTATTAATATTTTAACATTGTAAGGAAATAAGTGTGTTAAGTCGAATTGTCAATAACATGCGAACtcattaatataataattactgtGAAATGGCTCAAGGTGGGAAAGTGTGTTGGCACCATAAAGGTGACAGCTAGTCTTGCACCAGTTGTTGCCGTTTTAATGAACAAACCTTGTGAAGACccaaatttggtggcaaaaACATGTCCCATAGAATTGCAGTTTGTTTTAGGATGAAGAAGGGCTTTTAAAGccttctttcattgttttgatcATTTACAGTACCAAGGCTATGCAGGACTGCAAGATTCTAATCCTAGCTCATCTGCATGTTGATTAACTTTTGCAGAGTCCGGAACTGATAGCCCGTCTGAATAAGCTGAAAGCAGAACAAGAACAAGCAGAGTACAACAGAATGATCACTAATGTTGATAGAAAGGTGACTCTAGAATAACTTTTACTCAGCAGCTCATGGAGTTCAAAATCATGCCCTTGTGGATGGACTGTTGAGAGCTTATTACATAAATTATTGTATCGTGGCTAATAAGAATTCCTGAGGATGTATTGACTGTTAATAAACGATAATGAATGATGATTGGTGTTTCTCCTTAGGAGTTCTCATTACCCTTGATAGAATTACTACTTACCAACCATTTAAGCACAATATTATTACAatgcttattattatttatagcTTATTAAAAGTTGTTTTAAACAAAAGCTTTCAACAAAGAAAGTAGTTAATGAACAATTAGTATTTCTATTAGTAAATTATTAAATATGACATTATCCCTAATGCCACATAGTTATGAATTTAGACAATATCAGTTTCTTTTCCCAGAAATGCAGTCAGCTCTGGAAAAAACCTCTTTAATATTTGAATGCCAGCTAAGAGTTTTGTAACAATTTCTTCTAGTGGAATCAAAGTGATGGAATGCATCTTGGACAGGAAAGTAAGTTaaagtataattttttttgtcggtTTGAGATTTTCCATTTAATTGTTACAGTTTTGAAGTTACTTTCAGACTGTtcaaaaaaacgtttttcttttcagtatGGGTGAAGAAACTATGTATCATACTGGTTTTGACACATGGACTAATAGTAAATATTCAGTGCCAGTACTATTTTTACTGGACAGACAATAGTTTAGCTCATACAAACATAAGCTTCCATAATGTTTCCATGATCTTGTCTCCTCCCTTGGAGGAGACAGCATAGCACCTTTTAAAAGATGCATGAATTGCAGGCTAGCACTGGCAAGTCCAATCACCTACAAACGACTAGCCTGCAAACAGAGATGCATTTCTTGCTGTCATTTTTCTCTGCCAAAAaaccttacaataattattattactattagttaTTTGACAGAGAGAAATGAGCTCACCAGAAATACATCTGTGTTTGCAGCCTACAGAAAGAAATGACTGACACGGCAGCTTTTACATAATGGCATTTTTCTttcgtcttgttttttttttttttttttagttcgcTCAGGACGGAAGCAATTGGCATCAATAGTTAACTTTCTCTTGTCAGTCGTAGCAACATTTGCCTTTGGTTACGTAGCATCTCAGTATGCTTTTCCCTCTGAAGCTGTGGTAGGTATATAGTCATGGCATCCATGGTTATAATTTTCGGTTACAGTCTAAACAGAAGGCAGAATGAAATAATTTACATGTTAGGTAAAGGTAAAGGCATGGCGCTAGTTCCTTCGGTTGCGAGACTGGTATCATTCAAAGCCGATGGTGCACCTTATACCTCCCTCCCTCGGTCAGTGCTCTGTTTTACAGGTATTTaaagctatggctacacggatCTGAGGAAAGTCAAAAGAGTTGTTGAAGTCACCCATTATCGAACCGGTGACGTCTTGCTCAGAAAGCCGCAcactaaccaactgagccacacCTCCTCCTCCTCTGTTAGACAAAAATAAGTTTTGTTAATTTAAGGAAGCAATATTATTGCTCCCTTTTGTTTCTACCTTGTTTCTTTGTATCTTTGTGCATACACGTGTCGGTTTGTTTTAAGTTTATTGGTCATTTGGAAATTTAGGGTTAATATTTTACTTAAATTCAATTTCTCAGAGTTAAAAAATGCAAACCATTGTCTTGTTTTACAGACCTGTATTTTAACTTGAGTCTTCTTTGTTTATATTTCAGAGGGTTCTTATTGGTCTCTCAATGGCTTTTGCTGTAGCAATTGCAGAATTATACTTTATGGCCAGAGTAGAAATTTGATTATACTTGTGCATggttatttttcactttttttcgtTTCAATGATCATTTATGTCCAAACCGTACTTTTGCAAATAATTTATGCGTGAAATGAAAACTTTTGaaattacataatttttttatcaaCCATGCCTCCTGTAACTTAAaatgtgaataataataataataat belongs to Acropora muricata isolate sample 2 chromosome 9, ASM3666990v1, whole genome shotgun sequence and includes:
- the LOC136929785 gene encoding transmembrane protein 199-like isoform X1 — its product is MAVDLVLTKHIQEAIVEALQSNYLPHDLEKQLSQYTGECLDKDESNSTEKKISVIPFKLVKRLWECHSEHVGAADLPSKLYLHELLTGSEIYVEPLRLPEKSPELIARLNKLKAEQEQAEYNRMITNVDRKWNQSDGMHLGQEIRSGRKQLASIVNFLLSVVATFAFGYVASQYAFPSEAVRVLIGLSMAFAVAIAELYFMARVEI
- the LOC136929785 gene encoding transmembrane protein 199-like isoform X2 translates to MAVDLVLTKHIQEAIVEALQSNYLPHDLEKQLSQYTGECLDKDESNSTEKKISVIPFKLVKRLWECHSEHVGADLPSKLYLHELLTGSEIYVEPLRLPEKSPELIARLNKLKAEQEQAEYNRMITNVDRKWNQSDGMHLGQEIRSGRKQLASIVNFLLSVVATFAFGYVASQYAFPSEAVRVLIGLSMAFAVAIAELYFMARVEI